tgattctttttctttgcttttctccagcttttccttttttgattttgtatttttgctAGCTGGTTCATCATCGTCTGAACTAGATTGTGAAGAACTGTCTccctttttcttgttgttatttttgttatctactttatttattttctctgttTCCTCTTCCTCTGAACTTGACTCAGATGAGCTAACATCATCTTTTGGTTtactttttttctgctttgctttttttccactCTGTTTTGTTGGAGttgctttcttttctgtttcttctccttctgaACTTGTCTCAGATGAGCTTTGATCTTcttcctttgtctttttgtttgctttatttccACTCGCTTTAGTAggaattattctttttttagtttcctcTTCCTCTGAACTTGACTCAGCTGAGCTATCATCTTTTGGCTTTGCCTTGTGGTTTACTGGTTTTCCACTCACTTTTGaaggagttttctttttttctgcatcTTCTTCCTCTGAACTTGACTCAGCTGAGCTATCAtcttttggttttgtcttaTGGTTTGCTGTTTTACTGTTTGCTTTTGTTGGAGTAGcctttttctctgtttcttctTCCTCTGTACTTGACTCAGATGAACTTTCATCTTCTTGGTGTTTCTTCTGACTTGCTGTTTTACTGTTTGATTTTGTTGGAGTTgcctttttctcagtttcttcTTCCTCTGAACTTGAATCAGAAGAGCTTTCATCTTTGGGTATTGGctttttctttgctgtttttttatcaaattttgcaGGGGTCACATTTTGTTCTGCTTCATCTTCCTCTGAACTTGACTCAGATGAGGTATCatcttcttgttttttcttctggCTCACTGTTTTTTCGCTTACTTTTGTTGAAGTTGCCTTTTTAGCTGCTTCCTCCTCCTCTGAACTTGATTCAGAAGAGCTTTCATCTTTGggctttgttttcttgattGTACCTTTAACAGGtgctgtctttttttctctatcTTCGTCAGAGCTTGATTCAGTGGAGCTTTCATCTTTTGACTTGGcctgtttgttttcaagtttttcaattacttttgcTGCTGGTTTTGCTGGTTCATCTTCATCAGAGCTTGAATCTTGAGAACTAGATGACTCTGTTccaaaaacagaaaagattACAACAGTATCACAAAGAAGCCaaaattcatttgaataaatttttttggaaatgaaaaattactgacattaactattaaataaatttgacaTTCATCAATTTTGGGACTTAACCAGTCTAAATAAGAACTAACAGGCACTATTTCAATTTGCCAGCACCAGATATTTTCTATGCTGCACATTGCTTTCTAAAACCACAGACAACAGCACGTAACCCATCATGTCATGTAACTGCACTTCTattaaccaaaataaaaaaaaataacaagtatCTCACCTGAACTTGATTTTTGGGTCTTTTGACGTTTCGATTTTGGTTCTTTACTGGTtccattcaattttcttttcacaggaGCTTGATTAGACCTAAAGAAacaaacaaccacaaaaaatataaaattatatatattataatgCAAAAATAGCGAAAGTTTCTATTTCTACTTTTATAAGCAATGAACTTCTGCTACTTTAGGATGGGATACTTAACCCTCTAattaactcccacgagtgaccaagacacaatttctccttacaatatcaatacaacatcaagccgACAAGAATAaggaatagagaaaattatctgtTAGgaaattattagttgatccaaaaccaaattttccccACTAGCATTAGgggaattgtatggcagactgTAAAGAGATTTAATAATGAGGTCATAGTAGTGAAAAGGTTAATTAATGACAACATTCCCAAATTATTAGCTTCCCTAAAATACTCTAGCCAACCATATTGTCTTTGCTAGGTTGAAGAAATACAGTTAATTCTCACCTTAAGAATGCCTTAAACCATTCAAGGATATCACTTTCTTGAAGAGGTTGAGATAAATCCTGTTGTAAAGAAGAAACAAGGTAAGTCTAGAGCTTTAAAGAAACAGTGTTACCAAGCTGGATGCTCAGTCATGCAAAGGCAATCTTAGCTGTGAACTCCAGTAGTATGGGCCACAGTAACAggacaagaggaaaaaataaaagatttaattaaGGAATTTTGCTGAAGTGGTAATGAGCTGAGCGAACTGGAAAATATTGCTTTGCATGAAACTGATCACAAGGACTGGATAAGGAGATAAAAGCCTAgccccagttgtttgaaggttggatagcgctatccacgGGATAACTCTTTCTGTGGTGGATAGCAGAGTATGTGTTGCTATTACTTATCTGCAGGATAGATATTTATCCGATGACTGGCTTAATCTGCCTTTTTTATGGCTGGGCCCTGTAACGAAAGGCACTGTATGAAAGGCCCAGTATGTAAGGCACTGGCCTAATCCAGTGACATTCTACTGACAACTGCACATGGACAGTTTTGAACTGAGAGCCACTGATATAAAATCTAAAAGTTAGAGGGCTCTTTGCATTTAATGTTTCTGATTACATGTAATCGACAATCCGTAAATCGAAAGAGGGAAAATAAGCCCGTACATCTTAAAGTGCAATTGTATCATACAAAAAATATTTGCCAAGGTATAGTATTTGTTTTGTAGGTGCGCTTGGGCGCGTGGTCTTTCTCGTCAAAGAATCAGATCGGAGAGGCTAAAAGACAACGTTTGTCGAACCTAACACTGACAGCAGTTTCGCAATTTCATCGTGCCATGCACGTGTACTGTGTTCACAACATAATCAGTAAATTTATCAAGGAAAGTTGAAAATCTAACGGTCACAGTGCAGTTTGATTCCTGTAATTTCTGCTAGCATGTCATTATCATCGCCGTTTTTCGATTTGTTCAACATATCGTCAGAAGTAAAGCAACATGTCGGTAACAACACAGAACTTCCTTTCGATACATGCACGTGTACAACTCTTTAAAATTTGCGGAACATTAAGAGAAACAATCCACTCAGCAGAGCGATTTATAAATCAGTTATCTCAAGGAAGACAGACTTACCACTAATGTCTCCGCTTTAAAAGCTTTGGCGGTTTTGAGCAGATTGTTTTGCAATAAAAACGAGTAAATATGTGGATATATATCACTTGGAACACTCGCAGAGCTCGCCATCTTAGCCACTATTTTGTACACTAGTACCTAGAGCCACTCGTTTTAAAAAACAATCGTTCACTGATCACGTGAGCGCAATAGAGGACTATGGGTACTCGAATGCTTGGCGCCAGAGACTTTTGAAGATCTTGATGGATATGATTCACCCTTAGAGCCGGTACTATAACCAGGGAAATTAATAGATCCACACATCTTGCCAACTTCATAGGTCTACCTGGAAAATCctaccaaaatatttttctgctATTTagtaatcaatcattaaatccGCATATTCATGTGTCAACTGACCCTAAGAGGCGTTGGTAAGGGAGGTGTGAGATTTTAGGCTGAAGGGTTATACGGGAATCTTACCTGTTCGTAGGCATGCTTCCGCTCAGTACAAAACGGCggaaaaattaatcattaatcattttgtttccAAACCAACCTATACAAGTGGCTTCCGCTATATCCTATTTCGTTTGCTTCATGTGAAACACAGCAGAAAGGTGAATTCTAGTACCGCAGCAAAATCCGTTTTCAGCGCAATGAATGAAACgacctgaaagtttggaatTAATTTTGCCATATTCCTCAAACCGATTGAAACCAAAACCGATAATCAAATCAAATCGGATCGTGTTATTATATAGATCTATGTAGAGACAGATTAATTTTCGAAGCAAGATTCTCAGTTGTGAAATCTGTTGATGTAAGGAAGGTATAGAGATTGTTATACCCTTTATATAAAGGACATCaattattctctttttcaacaTAAATAATTGTTTGTTAATCACGATTTAAAACCCTGCGCTGCGGGATATGATTACGAGCTTGATGATTCATTACGATAAATAATTAAACATCTTCAATTATTCATGGTTtctaaaaaaacgaaaaaaaggaagtgcgataaaaaagaaaagaaaaaacaaacaaatgtctTCATCGCgaggtgaactttttttttcaaattctctgTTTCGTGTTCCCTTTATTGTAAATGAGTCAACTCCAAATTCAAACACTAGCTCTATCAAGgaagttttaaaactcttttgttcAAATTGGTGGCATTATATCATTTCTAAACAGAGGtatttatttcaagtttagACCAATAATTATCAGACGCTAAGTGATACACTATTGTCGCAGTAACCTATCAGTCGAATGCGGTTTGTTACCGATTACGTGGTGATGCCTCCCTCAAGCTGTTTCCAAGGATAACTTCAATGACataatttttcaagaattttgtaaaCGTAATTTAACAGTgttaggaaaactgaaaaatacttCTAGGCCGAAGGGATTAATTCGATTTGATTTCATGTAAACCTCTATCGAGACCTTCACGAGTTGCAGAAATGTATCTCACAGCACAATTCTTACGTCTGCTgttgatttcaattttctataaGGCTCAGCGTCTTCAAGGTACGTACGTTGTTTGTTTTGGTGCTGATGAAGTTTATTAACGAAGATGAGGGTGTTTGATTTCAGTTGAAGGTATTCTTCAGCAAAGAGGAGTATATTTCCACGTAAAAGAACTAAAACATTATTCCCGTTCGGGCTCCTCGTCTGTTAGATGTATGATTAGAAAACACTTCATTGTTGATCAGAGTTAAAACTAAGTTTGCCTAAACGTTAGTTTAGTCCTGATCAAGTTCCTTTTACTTTAAGGTGCTGTCTATTTTAATTCTTCCACATGTTTTCTGTTCACAATATTCATTCAAAAATTCATGATAAAAAGTTtggtgaaaaataattttcacccATAACTTCTCCAGCGCGATCAGTGATGTTATTTGAAAAGATTTAAGATCACTTGgagaagaaaatcaaagcaatagcattgaaataattaaaacaggTAAAGAAATTAACCCTCGAAAATTTTCTTCACCAAAAACAAATGGCTTCTGAGGCACGGGTTCGAAACCCATGGAAGTCGGAATTATTGCAGCTTTCtttcctgtattttttttttttactatttttttcgcagttcacctgcgaggatcattcTTTACCTGTTTATCATGCGCAGGTCCAAATAGAATTCATTTTACACAAAGAACCCAAAAAAATTTGCCTCGCTCCCAAATTTCAGGGCTTTGTTACTCGGTGGGTAGTAGCGTTTAAATGGTATCCAGGAGGTGTGGATGCTAACCctgttgattgatttatttaattcaattgtgaatactgaaaaatgaaacaggCCTCACGTTTCAGAGCCGAAAAAATCTTCTTCTACCAAAGTAAGCTTTGAGTAGAGAGAAAAGGCGAACTTGAGACTGAACAACTCATGATCTTTGAAAAGTCTCATCTTCttatctcaaaatgtttttcgaaCTATGTTTATTGCAATTGTGTATCGAGATTAAAGTGATTTTAATCGTTAAAACAGGCCTTAATTTTTGGTGAAAAATCTGTAAAGAAGGTGGCGTTTGAGccaaaattataaataaatggtTTAATAGCTAGTGATGACCGTGCCTGATTATTATAACTGTCATTTTTGATTCCCTCACAACTATGATCTTTATTtcaactctccttactgtctgttatacaTTTCGGATAAttttagttctaagaatttagaggcaaatcaaacaaacattctctggttgatatttttctttcttctcatcgcCTTTCTGCTGGACACAGTGTTGAAAATGGAAGGAGAAATAATTACTGATCGATTACTTTTGGGAGAGTCGAGGCAGTTCAGGAAGTAGAATGGACGCCTTTCAATGTTAGTTTACTTTGCAATCATGAAAAACGTTTCTGAAAATTATACGTTATTTTTCGTTGGTTCCTTTCTTTCAGCTCAGGTCAATCAAAGGCCAAAGTTCAGTGAAAATCAGTTTATTGTAACATTTAAAGAGGAAGAACCCATTGGTAAGTTATAGGCAAGAAGGGTATCCATAAAATGAGGTGTTGTTTCTTGCAAGCACCAAGTCTTCATTAAGAGGACTTTCACATTTCTGCATGACAAAACTGCTAATTTATATAGTCACTATTTTTTATCACTGCCTTACATGCACAAACTTTATGTTTTTTTCGCTATTTCAATTAGCAATAAATTTCTCTACGTATGTATCGGTGCATTGCATGCATTTTTGCGTGCATGATTTAATGAAAAGTTCGTGTTGAATGCAGCATTGCTACACTAACCAGAATCCTGTGAAATGGTTAGATTTTACCAGTAAATGTACCCTATAATTAAATTCTTAAGCTCTATAACCAAACACAATAATGGAAACGAACCCCTCTTCCAAAATACTGAATACCCAAAATTCACGTCTTTCGTCATTCGTGATTATTTTTGCTCGGTCTTGAAGTTTTGTAGTGTgctcctttgattttgtttttacttttagtaAAACTGTTCCGAAGTTTTGTCTTTCCTGCAAGAGTATGATTTGATATAGAAAAGTTTAGAACCTAAGTTATTATTTCTCAGGCACCAGAGTGACTCAAGTATCTGCCACAGATACAGAAGGAAATACGATCAGTTATGAAATTGGCTCAGACGCCAACGGAAAATTCAGCATCGACCAATCTAGTGGGTGGATAACATCTAATATAAGCATCGACAGAGAGGTGGGTCTGCATCGAAAAATTCTCAGTTTCTTTCTAAAAAGGTCTATGCGTTTTGAGATTTACTGATAAAACAAATGCTTGCTTTCAATCTCGGAAATACCTAAGTAGAGGAAATGTAATCAGTAATAAATCAAGAAATGCAACGATGACCTACTTGGTGTGTTTTTCtgtctatttttcttttaaaacagactTCTCTTGTTCAAAGTATTCAATTCACAGTGTACGCTTACGATGATGCCAATGGACCTCAGGCGAAGGTAGGTCAGCTTTGAATCagagcaaacaaaacaaagaaacaaattagcGGACATAGCCCATACTAGAAAACAAGCTAACAAGTACATGATTAAAAATGGGAGTGGAAGAACAATCAATTCATAGTGATCGAAAATAAGGTAAAAGGagcaacaaaaatgaagaaaagtaaagcagaaaaatgtaaaacataCACAAAGCCggggaaaacaaacaaatttggGTCAAAAATAATTGAGGAAGCATCATATTTGCTGTACTTTTATGAAAATCAATGTATATTTTCCTCTCAGTCGACTTTTTTTCGAATGTGTGATCTTCTCAGGTTTCCGCGACGGTGTCGATTACTATAGAGGACATCAACGATAACACACCTGTTTTTCAGAATGCTCCTTACCAAAAAAGAATCAGCGAGGTGAGATTTGACACtataacataaaaaaatcacaaagaaaacgttttcataTTTCTAGCCATTTCAGGCTTGTACGAATGTAATTTTTAAGATCCTTTAGGAAAGAAACGCGAAAAAAATTGGTCTGAGAATGCGCGAAGACGTACGGGAAGGGGCAAGCTTGATTTGCATCAGATAACGTTCTCTTTAAAATTATATGCACCCCTCTTTCACGGCTTAGTTATTTGTGCAAATTCAGGAAAAATAAGTTAGTGAAGCAAGATCTTTGTTTCCACTGCGCcgaattgaaattgttttttcgcTGATTTCTGTGACTTGCCTAAAGGGCTTAgcttgaaaagaagaaattctaATGAGCCAAATATTTCTCCGTCCGGCACTCTTAGACAACAACTATACAGATTGTGTCTCGTGAAGTTAATTATAAGGGGCGTTTGAGTTCCTTTTTAACGTTTTCAAGAAAACTCTCTTTTAACTGCAGGACGTCAGTTCAGGCAGCACAATTTTTACTGTGACAGCAACTGATGCGGATATGCCGGACCCACCAGCGAAGGATCTTCTCACGTTCACAATCGTAGATGGAAATGTGGTAGGTACACTGGTTAATCGTAGTAATGATTAGCATTACAATTAGTATGactaataacatgatttcgaatgcaatttgatgtaaatgaccacgagtaaattttccaaagacaacaaaattgcacgagtccgtagggcaagtgcaatgtgtagtctttgaaaaatttaccaatttttacattacaccaaattacaggagaaatcatgttattacttgttaataatgtacatgaaaaaacattgtAGAAAGccaagacagacgaaattttgaaagcatgcATTTGTATTTGTAACTTGCACCCGtcttacaactttgcactcttGTTACCTGAGAATGCATTCGTTTTAAGCCAATAAGAAGCGCgtgattttttcatgtatattattaactaATCGAAAGATACTGCTTTCATAGCAATTCAAACTTGCTTCGTAAGAGGCTTTAGTTTAAA
This region of Pocillopora verrucosa isolate sample1 chromosome 3, ASM3666991v2, whole genome shotgun sequence genomic DNA includes:
- the LOC131798575 gene encoding nucleolar and coiled-body phosphoprotein 1, whose protein sequence is MASSASVPSDIYPHIYSFLLQNNLLKTAKAFKAETLVDLSQPLQESDILEWFKAFLRSNQAPVKRKLNGTSKEPKSKRQKTQKSSSESSSSQDSSSDEDEPAKPAAKVIEKLENKQAKSKDESSTESSSDEDREKKTAPVKGTIKKTKPKDESSSESSSEEEEAAKKATSTKVSEKTVSQKKKQEDDTSSESSSEEDEAEQNVTPAKFDKKTAKKKPIPKDESSSDSSSEEEETEKKATPTKSNSKTASQKKHQEDESSSESSTEEEETEKKATPTKANSKTANHKTKPKDDSSAESSSEEEDAEKKKTPSKVSGKPVNHKAKPKDDSSAESSSEEEETKKRIIPTKASGNKANKKTKEEDQSSSETSSEGEETEKKATPTKQSGKKAKQKKSKPKDDVSSSESSSEEEETEKINKVDNKNNNKKKGDSSSQSSSDDDEPASKNTKSKKEKLEKSKEKESSDDSSSSDESMEISVDTSKVAKSTSSSTESVKKGDKDDESMDTDDESSSSDEEEKAKKVKNIKGAKRQQHGRAASSDESSSSDDEEDTSKVKNMKGTPKQQNGKAASSDENSSSDDKEDTSKGKNMKGTPKQQNGKASSSDESSSSDDKEETSKVKNIKGTPKHQNKKAASSDDSSSSDDEEETSKVKNIKGTPKHQNEKAVSSDDSSSSDDSDEGDNNKLNGVSNSTKSKAKKGTADEPQASSTPAVANSKQKGRNQIKTPFRRVREEEITVDPRLQDNSFEAKYGSRGDWGEKANRDLKQVKGKSFRHEKTKKKRGSYRGGQINTGINSIKFDSD